The following DNA comes from Rhipicephalus microplus isolate Deutch F79 chromosome 6, USDA_Rmic, whole genome shotgun sequence.
CGCGATGCCGGATCTATACTTGCGCTGATTACGCGCTAAGACAGGACCTACTCTTTTAAGGTGACCCAGAAATCTGTCGCAGTGCCGTAAAAAAGTTGCATACATGTTGACAGTCGTAAATGATTCGCTAATTTTGCAGAAACCTAGCTTTGCGAAGTGACGATGCAGGTGCTGCTTTGGCGTCTACATATCCGTTGCCTATAGCGTACGATATTACGCGCACGATAAAATTTTCCCCAGATAAGCGGTAGATATGAATGCGGTGCAGCGCCGTTTGAACGATACTATTTGCAACTAAATTTAGTGTAGATTATTGTTTAACGTTGCATTAGTTGACCGAGGGACCCAAACCTACTCGCAAAAGTACTAGATTCGACAAGGGCGTTTCCACTCTGCGAACCGGGAAGAAATGAAAATTAAACATGTTTGTCCCAAAGAACAGAGAATTCCGCAATGTTAGAAAAAAGATGCGAACTACCCGCATGAGATGTGAGTGGGAGATATCTTAGAGAGTCACACCCAATGAGAACAGAAATCGGCAAAGCATTAGGATACCATTGGCAGAAAGAGCTGCTCGTAATACAGAAACTTTGGCTTTGCTTGGTTTCATTGAGGTTCATTTGCGATTACAGAAAAAAAGTGACGAGACGTCTGAACAGAAGATGAAAAAGTGAGGCAACTCCATGGGCCAGGCAGGGACAGCAAAAAGTAAAAGAAGGCACAATTGAACGGGATTTAAGGGAATATTCGTTTGCTAGGAAACGGTAGACCAATGCAACAAGGGTGTTCTAAAAACACACGGTAATATTCGGGAGATGATAGATAGAATTGTAGGTTAAAATTTTTATATATTAAAGGAACTATTAAAACAGAGTGAAAATCAATGAAAGATGGTTCTCGTTGACAGCATACACCGAATAAAAATAATTACGAGGCCTACATGTTGCCGCGTTCGTCTTTGTTTAGCATCTACAAAGAAAATAGTAAATTAACCCGCCTTGGTGTCGTAGTCTACAGTTATGGCTCTCCACTGCTGACCCTAATGTCGGGGGACCGAATTAATGTCAGGCGCCACATTTACATAGACGCGAAATCCCAGAGGCCCGTTCAcgtagatttatgtgcacgttaaagaacaccagtcaGTCGAAATGTGCGGAGCCCTCCTTTAGTATAACCTAACATATGCCGGCTTTGGGGCGTAAAACCGCCAAGAATAATGATGAATAGCACATTCCCCAGTTACGTATTCTTAAAAAAACTTGCTTGTTGATTACTGTGTTGCCGTTACGCCGATAAGTTAACCGAGTACGCATGCATTAAAAAAATTTCTTAGTCCAAAAATTATACATGCCGAAAGAACGAGAACAATAAATTTATTTGGGCACACGCGGCTTTTCAGAAACTGATTAAACGGGCTTTGTTAGCTATATACAATGAAGTGCTGCCTTGGTCGGCAGTATAATGTACACCGTCGCGCACAGCTCACCTTAGCCATTTTGCTACAACATCGTGTAGTAGAATATGTAGCCAGAGACCATATTTTTCACGGTGGCTATTTTCcatggtctagcggctaaggcactcggctgctgaccctgagatcgcgggatcgaatcgcggctgcgttttagatgggggcgaaaatgcttgaagcttgTGTACTTAGGTTTGAGTGCACGGTAAAGGGCCggtcaacaggctccgaaacgtGCAGGAAAAGGTCGCGCATCTTTCGTACGCCTGACCAACGTTCTTCCacgtgcagtgacgtcaactcggcaatCGGCGACGTTGCCGTTGTGAATACGACGTTGCAATCGGCgacaatcatcatcgggtgtgtgcacGCTTGGTCTCAGACTGCCCATTcgttgctgagcccttgggctgaataaacgctgtctcaacccagacgtcatacgtggtAGAGGTGGATTTTTGGTCCTCGGTCCTCTCCCACTTCGCTCGACTCTctggagctgcgttcaggccACCGATTGCCCCCAGtgtctggcagcatgtcacagaTTGAATTTATAGCTCTTTGTTGAAACCCGGTTTAGACCAATCAacaagctgcgtgctgcgtcacgtcgccgatcaccgagttgacgtcactgcgcgaaTAAGGAGGTATGTCACGCGCAGGCAAAATGCACTAGCTTTTCCTGCGGGTTTCAGAGCCTGTTCACTGGCTGTTTAAAATACCGCAGGCGgcgaaaatttctggagccctccactaagacgtctctcgtaattatacgAAGGTTTGGGAACGTTAAAAACCTAACCATCATTAGTAGCCAGAGACGATTCTAAAGCGGAAGAATTGTTCTCGAGACCGGAAGGTATAAAATCAAAAGCGGCACGCTCACCTTGACCGCGGCGCGGGTCACGTTGAAGACTGTGTTCAGAAACTTCGGATGCAACTGGTTAGAGGGTTTCTGCAGCACGGACTCGGCGAGCTTCGTGTAGAACGCACCGTGAGTGCTCAGTTCACTCGTCGGTACCACAATGCACGCGTGCAGTGTCGTTCGGTGATTCTCAGAGGTCGGCACGCAGCCTCTGAAGAGGTCTGGCCTATGCGACCTGATGGCTGGCGTGCATAGCAGCAAAAGTAGGACGAATTTGAACATGGCGATCGAGCTCTGCGGTTTTCTTCGGAAGGGAACTGTCTCGCTGAAATCGGTTCGGTGAACCACGGAGCGTAAGAGCATGCAGGCTGACTCGTTTTATAAGGCCCTTCTAGTGCCGAGGCTTTCCTTAACTATGGGGATAGTAAAGCGAAGTGTGATAGGGAAGATTGTGAGCGGACAGTCGATGAACCGTGCTGTCTTAGTGTTTGACCTTAAGGTGACGCTGCAAAGAGTCACGTTTGTATGTTCTAAAGGCCTCCGATGAAAAGCATGGGGTGCGCTTTCAAGTCATGCGCACATGTGCTCACGCATACGTGGTCCAAAATGATAAAATTCTCAGACAAATATTGTGCAGGGCACACATACCAATCTTTTATGTTTCTCTGAATAAGAATGTGCAAGAGTAATCCAGATAAATAAAGTTTTAACGCGTTATCAACTCCAGGCGCACTGCAGATGCCTTTATGACGTCGACAGCACATGCGCCAACTATATTCGGCTTGCCATCACAGCCAAACGACGCATGCGCAATGGTGACACGTTCTGATAAGCCTTACTTTTTGATGTAGCACGTGGTACAGTAGATTGTTTAGTTACGTCACGACGCTTCTGAGCCCGATGTGGTGCGTTTATTTGTTAGCTGTGGCCGCAGCAGTTCGACGAGTCCTAACCGTAAGAAATGAACTTATTTCATTATATTTTACGTCCGGagaccacgatatggttatgagacacgccatagtggaAAGTTCCGGAAatgtttcgaccatctggtgttctttaacgtgcacccgaatcgcGCAGTACATGGgcatctaccatttcgcctccatcgaaatgcaatcGCCGCAGCTGATCGAACCTGTGATCATCcggtcagcagcccagcaccgTATTGACTGTTCCACCGAGGTGGACTGAACTGTAAGAAATCCCCATCCACTTTTGCTTAGGTGTATTATACACAAGCACTGAACGTTGTCAAGCTTAATCCTGAGTCACTCATTATGGTGTACATGTCTCACAGCCGTGCCGTACGTTTGGCGCTTTAAACACAGATTTTTATTTTTCATGGAAGTCCAACGTTTCACACCGCAAGAATTGGGCTTCTTTGGCGTAGGCGTGGGGCCGGCGCACCTGGAATGAACTGTGGTATTTATTGTTAGGTTTCCGTAGCAACGCAACAAGTCCTGTGTGTAGTATAAGTGTTTGGGAACCCTTTAGACGAAACAAATTTTGGATATGCTTTTGATACTAACGATACTGCCTATAAGGGTCGTGTTTCAATATAAAAGAAAACTTCAATATTGTTTTTCCTGTCGTTATAGGACGCCGCCTTAGTATTGGCCTAACTAGCAGTTATATAGCACTGACAGCGCGCTGGCTTTACAAACGCGCTTCTTCCTTAACATACAGTAGTCACCACAACAATGTGCTGGTAAAATGAGCCAACGAGGGTATTAAATCAATGGGTGGTCAGAGAGGAGGCAGCGAGCCCTCGCCGTTTGCCGTGCACTGTACAACTGTCCTCGACGAACAGCTGGACCTCGTCTTCAGTCTTCTGGACCTCGTTTTAATCACCTCCCTTCTTGAAGTCCTCATTTAGGTAGTTACTCTCTGATGTGCAACTGCTGGGAACGACATACATCCGTCCACACTATTCATCGCATATAATATAGTTCCACTAAGCTCTGTCATTATGCCTTGGTGTTAGGAAATTATTACAAAATATGTTAAGGTAAACGTCCGCGACCCTTTTAGCTAATTAGCCTCATAATTCGATTGTTGCGTCGCGATGTCACATGATACAACGGGGCTTGTTGGGACGAATTAGGTTTTGTTTACCACAGTTGGAATAGTTAGGCTCCATTTAAAGGCACATGgacgcttttttgtttgttgacctACAAATTCTCCAAGCTATGCCACCAAGTTAACTAACTACGGTTGACCCACCGCTGATTGATGCATAGCCAtcaatgttttttgttgttgttggcggAGTTCAATCATACTTTATATGTAGGTTCATGGGTGCGTTTGCacgtgtgcgtatatatatatatatatatatatatatatatatatatatatatatatatatatatatatatatatatatatatatatataaacatgcaAAATTTAAACGTTTCGGGGCGAGTGAAGGGTGAATGCTCCTCTCCACAACCAGCAACGCCAGTGACAAAATAAACAGGAGTGTTCTTCCGCAAACTTAAAACCGGCATATCTGTTCTCGGCAGCCCTTTTGTACGCCGTGTATCCCGAAAGGTAACGATACGACTACAAATTCTGCTCTACAGCGAATACACGTGCAGATTTCGGTACGAAGCACAGCATAGGCTATAGAGCTCGTGGTCTTTAGAGTAGAAGTtcgggccagttggtgatgcatactTGGTAAAATAAAGCGCGGTAAACGGAACAAAAAATGTGGCCGATACCGGAGAAAGAGCTACCGTAACTGCATATTTATAAGGTTGGTGGTGATGGTCTCCAGAGCTTTCTTGCGAAAGAGCCGTTTGGGCAAGACTGTCAAATCATCTTCCGTATCTGAAAGCACCAGTGCCAAGTCATTTCTCCCGCTTGAgtgcgcgcgcacacgcacacacacacacccgtatatatatatatatatatatatatatatatatatatatatatatatatatatatatatatatatatatatatatatatatatatatataatcacgaCGGGTAGATTCTGCACACGTATAAGAGTTATTGTGCTTGCACTGTTATACGGGGCAACGCACTAACATCCGGAAATATCGTGTGTGCAGGGTAGTGAATATGTCATTAGGCACTGCATTGTCGGTCCCAGCAGCTAGAATAAAGAAAAACCACGACAAATCAGAATATTGAGTCCGGCTTTATTTTTGTTCTGTTCAGTAATTGATCGCACGTCATGCGCAAATAAACAAAACAGTATTTGTTCAAATTTCTTATTTGTTCTGATTTGGACCACACGTTACTTTTCTTTGGGCTTGTTGCATGTAGGTAGCTTTGGCGTTGACTTTGTGGCTCTCAATTTGTTGCGCCGGAACATGTGTAGCTGGTCACTTGGGTCGTGTTCATCCAAGGAACAACGTAGACGATTGCCGAACACTTCCCGTTCACCTGTTGTGGGAAATAAAATTGTTCAGTGAGTACATGTGATAATACACGATGATGGGGTGGGAATATTGGAGCGTTGTGATAAGACTTCGCCATTGTGAAGTCACTGCTCTGCCGAGTCACGACAGGATCGACACGTGCTTTGGATGCACGTTCATAGCCAGGGGTGCTAATTTCCCATCATCCACTAAGTGCACCAGGTCACTTCATGTAGTTACTCAATCGCATTTGACCTCTTAGCATCCTGAACAGCCCGAATACAATAGTGCGTCCAGAGTCCATGCGTGGTAGGTAACTGTAGTTGCGCACTTGCAACAAAAGGACGCGGCAAACATGGACGAGCGCAGTTTGCGCTCCTCTGCGTCTGCGCTGTCCTTTAGTGTAGAAGTGTGCAATCAAAGGTACCTaccaagtatgaaccaactcacCAAGCAGCAAGTTTTATTGGTCCATGCGAGTGCGTGTAAAAAAGAGTCCTCCAAAATGGGCAACGAATTTCGAGCGAAATCATCATCTTATTTTTAGATACTTGTGTGACATGCTGTATTAAGTGAGGTACGTGGACAAGCATACGCATGAGGGCCCTAGAGAGGGAGCTGCCCCCCTTTAATAACCTAAAAAGGTGGGGACGCAAAACCTGCCCCATTGTTCGCCTTAGTTATTGCCAAGCATTTTTTTTGCGATAGCTACGCTCGAAGGTTCTGATGCTGCATTCCGCGAACTGTTTACTATCCATCTTCAAGAAGGGTCATAAGTAGGCCATTGTGAAAAGCACGATGtcgcttaattttttttctatttttcatgCATTGTGAACTATGATGTAGTACTTTGGATTCCACcaataggagggggggggggggcgctgcgttGAGGCTTTGCCTTCCCTTCCTCTTTTGTGACGAATCCTACGCACGACTGTGAATATACGCTTACTCGCATAGCGTATGCAAGGATGGGTCGAGGGGTGTGCGAAGTGGATTAATTTTCACTTGAAGACCAAGTCGGCCCATTTTTAGACCATGTCCATGTAATGGTGTTTTTATGTTACTAAGACACTCTTGCCATGAGCCAAActgaaatgctaaaaaaatagaaaatattatttaataggcaaaaagGAAACAACCGAAACCAGAACCCAACCGAGCGCACTGTCTACGTATGATGagctatttggtaagaaccggaagTCGTATACTGGTCCCTCCGGCGCATAGTATGAAAAATGTGAAGACCAGACAAGCGACGCGATGGCCAGACACCTTATAGAAGGGAAGGAAGCTTTCCCTTGCTAAACATCACTGCCGTTGCCATGTAGTTAGTACAATAGTGCAATAAGCGTAGTTAAACATAAAAGTAGTAAACAATCAAAGTAGTTAGTTCAATAAACGCGTTAGTGGCCAAAGTAgtgatgccatcggctgcgtcattTCCGTTGACATGCTAAAATACcctcacacagacagtgttgtcAATAATTGTGGGAAGCGAGATGAACGTTTTGAGGAAATCTTTAAATTAAGCCTCTTCAGCCACCTCCGTTCGTGAACTCCTGTGCTCACGACAAAAGAGACCACATGCTGTGGAATTTTCGGCGAATTTTTCCGGGCTCAAGCTTCCTGTAGCAGTATtatcaccactaccaccaccgttaTAAAGCAAGGTATTGCGGGTAGCAAGTAATTCTGTCTAATCTTTCATATCGGTGAGCAGCATGCAAACACGataatgaaaattaaaaaaaatatagtttaATAACCTGTAGGCCATGCGCTCTGTAATAGAGAGAGTGACTGTTAGTGCTAGGGTGCAGTAATTTATGCCAATCGATAATTATAGCAGTCCCAGATTAAGCTGTGTTCAATTTGGAAGCATCCTAGTACGCAGAAAACTTACAATGAGCGAGGCCTTTGTGTTCTGTTTGTTTTGTCGTTATGTACTGCGCGCATTTTTATCAAGGATGAATTGAATGTAACTAGTTCGGCTTTCCGTTTTGATATATACGACCACTCTGAGTAGGGCGTCACAAGCATCTGTTTATTAGCAAGTTTAACAACTACATGTGCGGTCGAAACGATTACTTTTCTGTATTCGAATAATTATAATACCTCGTCACTCTTATTGAAACACTGCCTCTTATAACTCTATAACTACTTATAACCTAAATTCTTAAATCCTTAAAACTTTTCTTGTCggtatgctaaaaaaaaaaactgcgtcgtCAAAAGTAGAACGTGCTGGGACCAGTACGCATTGAGCTGTGCGCAATCGGTAGCCtagcttcggttctcggtgcatgcctcaaccgtgaCACCAGAAGACGAATTCATGTGAGGGTTAAACTGGCTGTTTCAAACTATCCTGGAAGGCCTAATGCATATGCAGTTGTCAAATGCCCACTCCGCCATAACCTTTCCTTTTGCGGCCGGGGAAGGGTCCGATACGCGTTCGTAAGGAAACACGCGAAAATACGCGGCTGCTACCTTTGTGGATTATTTTGCAGCAGCTGATGATGGTTAAATATAGCTGAGCGCTTTGTAACAGGTGTGCCTTCAAAACACCACTTGTTGTACATTTGAAGGCACTGTGTAAGCCCTACACGTCCCATGAATTTCTGGTCATTTTGAGTTACCGCTTTCTCAGTGAATAGAAAGAATATTCGCATAAGCtatgcatcttttttttctaaattttctattctttttttacTGAAGTTTAAATAAGAAAATCTGGATAATAATACAATTTTTGTGAATGTTGACCACTGGGACTAAACTTTTGGGTTCACCTTTGGGCATATACGAAACTTTACAAAATCTCCAAAGTGCATTACTTCAATTTTACATTAAAACTGTATGCACTTATGCGGAATACAAGAAAACATAATGAACTGGCTATCCTGAAAAACATTGAAAATAATGGTacctaagaaataaaaaaaacacgacTTTCAGATAGTCGAGTTCAAAATTAGAAAACGGTAAAAAGTGATCACGCTTTGCCACCAAACACTATTCGCCTACCTTATCTAGTAGCTCTAAGCTTGGTAATAGTTCCCATTGCCATATTTTTACTTTGGAGCCTCTTGTAATGCTTGtgttgcttctttatttttgtgaGATGTCATGTGAGATGTCACCATGGAGCGTGGTCAATGTTTTCCAGTATGTAGACTCTAGCTTGGTCTGGCTTCAATTCTAACTACTTCAGAATTTCGCCTCGTGTGATACTGTCATCATTAAATGCAAGAACAATATCCAAAGTCCCCATACTTAAGATTCTGAACCTCAAAAAGAGACAGCAGAAACTCTGCGACTCCATTCTCATTAACTCAACACTTACACCGGGTCCATTTCCCCTTccccaatgcagggtagcaaaccagacacttgctttctggttaaccttctagcctttcttcataccatctctctctctctctaaaccgGCTTGCCCTCACGCGCTATTCACTCTAATTGCATCGCAAGTAACGCTCGTCTTTCACAGCATACTCGTTGTCTGATGCACGTGATTCGCCTCGAAGGACGCTCAAAAAGCAGAGGAGTTCAAcaatgaagtgcttgctggttcagcgGCTCAGTGCGCCACTAAAATTTATTCACATTAACGAGACAACTCTATGGGTTGCGGTGAAATTCACTCTTCCTGAAAACCTTTTTTACCGCCAGTATTTAGGCTTACTGACAAGCACGACAAACACAATAAAGCTACGACTGGGAAGTGTTCGAAGCGATGCGCTCTGAAGACGAAGTGTGAATATAAAGGCACACAGTGTCATCGTAGTGCCTTAAAAGTTACCTGACAGTTTTCTATACGCAGCTGACTCTAGACAAGCATTCTTACTTTACTACATGAAGATTTTTATATATGTTTCTatagagccccgccacggtgatctcgtggctaaggtactcggctgctgacccgcaggtcgcgggatcaaatcccggctgcggcggtgcgTTTCCgttggagccggaaatgttgtaggcccgtgtgctcagatatgggtgcacgataaagaacccctggtggtcgaaatttccggagccctccactacggcgtctctcataatcgtatggtggtattgggacgttaaattccacatatcatcatcatcatatgttttTATAGAAATGGGAGGCCGTAAGAACAGAGCATATACGAAGGGCTTGCGCTAGGGCGCCTTTCCATTCTTTACTTGCTTTCGGGAAAACTAGTTATGAGCCACGAAAAACTGCTGTTTTGGAAAATAATGAATGTGGATAGTATGCACACAGAGAAACCCTTCAGAAatggccaagaaaacaaaacgtgatttttttttcatgtttcgcCCTACCCTGTCCTCTTCACATGTTTCGAAGCCTGGCACAATTCTACGCTTCGGCCACGCAATGTTACAAACACttcaaaaaagcaagaaaaaacaactAAGGCCTGGGTTTAATTTTTAGTCGAACTAAACATTTTCGGTGTTTCTTTAATTTTCACCTTTGCCGATTTATCGGTCACACTCAAGATTAGGATTTTCTCTCGCAACCATCGACGCTGACGCCGCAGTTTTGGCGAAGTaaactctttaacgctgtcgtgtTAAaatgattattgattgattgattgattgatatttaagCTTTAAAGCCGCAAAATCATCGTATAAATCATGTCAAAATAGGTGAAATGCTCTTCAAATTCTTCGTGCAGAACAACACTTGCGCTGCTACACCGTCCCATAAACGTTCATCTGTATTATTAAAAAAAAGGGCTGGCAGGCTTTCATGTCCTCTATAGAAACGTGACACCTCAATCTGAACTAAACCTGAACTATCGATATATCACTAAACCTTACACGTCTCAGACTTCAACGTGTAATAACGG
Coding sequences within:
- the LOC142764935 gene encoding uncharacterized protein LOC142764935; the encoded protein is MLLRSVVHRTDFSETVPFRRKPQSSIAMFKFVLLLLLCTPAIRSHRPDLFRGCVPTSENHRTTLHACIVVPTSELSTHGAFYTKLAESVLQKPSNQLHPKFLNTVFNVTRAAVKYPGHLNVGATLRMEFLTARSGCLHRPYSVYVCPPVDEKANGLCQASFTLYGSAFVLERSWCKPTG